The proteins below come from a single Dinghuibacter silviterrae genomic window:
- a CDS encoding helix-turn-helix transcriptional regulator: MTTQVNKNDTVFKVEIGLNEGQQWSDEKFARIKTRIKEKTAEFSPEQKIKIQLLSIQYTMEEYLNEDLSSVKKVHSLETFLKTYLKTLKMPLKTFAIAIDTTDGNLKKYLSGERKFNTDLALKFGHFFHTSPDLWLRVHLKNELIELNKEKKQIRRYKKYDYQKVLSHAV, from the coding sequence ATGACCACGCAAGTAAACAAGAACGACACAGTATTTAAGGTCGAAATTGGCCTAAATGAAGGTCAACAGTGGAGCGATGAGAAATTTGCTCGCATTAAAACACGCATAAAAGAAAAAACTGCCGAGTTTTCCCCCGAGCAAAAAATAAAAATACAGCTCCTCTCTATACAGTATACCATGGAAGAATATCTAAATGAGGATTTAAGTAGTGTAAAAAAAGTTCATTCATTGGAGACATTCTTAAAGACGTATTTGAAGACCCTAAAAATGCCCTTAAAGACATTTGCCATCGCAATCGATACAACAGATGGCAACCTCAAAAAATACCTTTCAGGGGAGAGAAAATTCAATACCGATCTAGCATTAAAATTTGGCCATTTCTTTCATACTTCACCTGATCTATGGCTTAGAGTTCATCTAAAAAACGAACTCATTGAATTAAACAAAGAGAAAAAACAAATACGGCGTTATAAGAAATATGATTATCAGAAAGTCTTATCACACGCAGTATAA
- a CDS encoding arsenate reductase family protein, translated as MTKIYHLSTCSTCQKILAETEAVEKGCRLQDIKTERITPEQLDELRGKAGSYEALFSRRALKYKEWGLKDKDLTETDYRDLILQEYTFLKRPVVIVGDRVFVGSDKKTVELLKTLI; from the coding sequence ATGACCAAAATCTACCACCTTTCCACCTGCTCCACCTGCCAAAAAATATTGGCAGAAACAGAAGCCGTAGAAAAAGGCTGCCGCTTGCAAGACATCAAAACCGAAAGGATCACCCCAGAACAGTTGGACGAGCTCAGGGGCAAGGCGGGCTCATACGAGGCCCTTTTTAGCCGCCGTGCCTTGAAGTACAAGGAATGGGGGCTGAAGGACAAGGACCTCACCGAGACGGATTACCGTGACCTGATCCTGCAGGAATATACTTTTCTAAAACGGCCGGTTGTCATAGTCGGCGATAGGGTTTTTGTGGGCAGCGACAAAAAAACGGTTGAGCTACTTAAAACGTTGATTTGA
- a CDS encoding lanthionine synthetase C family protein, with amino-acid sequence MPYHRLQNIYLDINKDKSVSPALLTGAAGIQLFNLLYLKNKNETADEACQENIQLLAEHSLSFTHPTFCSGFAGTNWFFKYLYGKGLLTSEDVSMLCYRDTELENTSIQMLETGNYDFLHGAVGIAYYLLYPPNTTSEGYFPDFFSIISSLIDKNTTEVNFGLSHGIPSILKFCVQCFKQGICMDASQKLAEQIILILLANTNPDPAINYFPYSISTAKETERRTRLAWCYGDLGVGIVLYQAGTVFQNKQLVDFSLEVLLHSTKRKNSKEARVSDACVCHGSAGIAHIYNRMWHYTRNPVFKEACDYWIQKTVEFSAHEDGIAGYKKYDGLNNVYINEGGLIEGTAGVGLALLSYLTGDFSWDYCLMLND; translated from the coding sequence ATGCCTTACCATCGACTACAAAATATCTACCTAGATATTAATAAAGATAAATCAGTCTCCCCCGCCCTTCTTACCGGAGCTGCCGGAATTCAACTATTCAATTTATTATACCTAAAAAATAAAAACGAGACGGCCGACGAAGCATGTCAAGAAAACATCCAACTGCTTGCAGAGCATTCCCTTTCTTTCACCCACCCCACGTTTTGTAGCGGCTTTGCCGGAACAAACTGGTTTTTCAAATATTTGTATGGGAAAGGCCTGTTGACTTCAGAGGATGTAAGCATGCTGTGTTACCGGGACACGGAGCTGGAGAATACAAGCATACAAATGTTAGAAACCGGCAATTACGACTTTCTTCATGGCGCAGTGGGCATTGCGTATTATTTGCTTTATCCGCCGAATACAACCTCTGAAGGATACTTCCCGGATTTTTTCAGCATTATTTCTTCCCTTATTGACAAAAACACAACCGAGGTCAATTTCGGTTTGTCGCATGGCATTCCCAGCATTCTAAAGTTTTGTGTGCAATGCTTCAAACAAGGTATTTGTATGGATGCAAGCCAAAAACTGGCAGAACAAATCATCCTTATCTTATTGGCAAACACAAATCCGGACCCCGCTATTAATTATTTCCCATACAGCATTTCCACGGCAAAAGAAACCGAGCGTCGCACCCGTTTGGCCTGGTGTTATGGGGATCTAGGCGTTGGAATTGTGCTCTATCAGGCCGGAACGGTCTTTCAAAACAAACAATTGGTCGATTTCTCCCTGGAAGTGCTACTCCATTCAACCAAAAGAAAAAATAGCAAAGAAGCAAGGGTTTCCGATGCCTGTGTGTGCCATGGCTCAGCAGGCATAGCGCATATTTACAATAGAATGTGGCATTATACAAGGAACCCCGTATTTAAAGAAGCCTGCGACTATTGGATTCAGAAAACGGTTGAATTCAGCGCCCATGAAGATGGCATAGCGGGATATAAGAAATACGACGGCTTGAACAATGTATATATAAACGAAGGTGGATTGATCGAAGGAACCGCGGGCGTTGGTTTGGCATTACTAAGCTATTTGACCGGTGACTTTAGCTGGGATTATTGCCTGATGCTCAATGATTGA
- a CDS encoding amidohydrolase family protein, which produces MIVSSTKPLALIGALWDPAIGETEKVVLIENGKIAQLLEGTAAVPPGFTPIRLPPGTVMFPGLINLHTHTTYNILPIWDSGQVWKNRFQWRNNPAYKQNIGGLLDYIQKNWQHDPDPHFVAAVAQKATNNTPAETTAAVETAAAAALAAAVAQVNLAYAVISEIQAVAGGTTLIQETANLDQEPAGERSFIIRNTGDQTDLQIAGTQQVFSVVDFYRPDVLPDGTAGQDTSAWTPVQQQSYTDFVQSVNSGNVPYYTTLVHLGEGKSGLLKNSTPDPYSQKEVTLFFQSLASDIKDNGSLSKAHLALTHGCGIDPDHQAQTMTAGAISLIWSPVSNLLLYLDTTDVRKLMAHGINICLGSDWSPSGSKHVLDEVKFAGFVSDLLGWGLNNKDLFAMATVNGAKALGVPEAGILRTGGDADLFVFKKVNPKEEALDALLAGDDSDVEFVMVNGRIVFGRTAYFQELGVDFQGFPASEGAGVAQRGVSINSSLSFDLVRSLEIIDTLFERYCTSVLQQPQMKRTRFLASDDAAYMGKMEALKKKLQSLYL; this is translated from the coding sequence ATGATCGTCTCCTCCACCAAACCCCTCGCTCTTATCGGCGCCCTTTGGGACCCGGCCATAGGTGAAACTGAGAAAGTCGTCCTTATAGAGAACGGCAAAATCGCGCAGCTCCTGGAAGGAACCGCCGCCGTCCCCCCCGGTTTCACCCCTATCCGGCTCCCTCCGGGCACCGTCATGTTCCCGGGCCTGATCAACCTGCACACCCACACCACCTACAATATTCTGCCCATCTGGGACAGCGGCCAGGTGTGGAAAAACCGGTTCCAGTGGCGGAATAACCCGGCGTACAAACAGAACATCGGGGGCCTGCTGGATTATATTCAAAAGAACTGGCAGCATGACCCCGATCCTCACTTCGTAGCGGCAGTTGCCCAAAAGGCGACGAACAATACCCCCGCGGAGACGACAGCGGCGGTGGAGACAGCCGCGGCGGCGGCGCTGGCCGCCGCAGTTGCCCAGGTCAACCTTGCCTACGCGGTCATCTCCGAGATCCAGGCCGTCGCCGGTGGAACGACCCTTATCCAGGAAACCGCGAACCTGGACCAGGAACCCGCGGGAGAGCGGTCATTCATCATTCGTAATACCGGCGACCAAACCGACCTTCAGATAGCGGGGACCCAACAGGTCTTCTCGGTGGTCGATTTTTACAGACCGGACGTTCTGCCGGACGGGACGGCCGGCCAGGATACGAGCGCCTGGACACCCGTACAGCAGCAGTCCTATACCGATTTCGTCCAGTCCGTGAACAGCGGTAATGTGCCCTATTACACCACGCTGGTGCACCTGGGAGAAGGCAAGTCCGGGCTCCTCAAAAACAGCACCCCCGATCCCTACTCTCAAAAGGAGGTCACGCTGTTTTTCCAGTCCCTCGCGAGCGACATAAAAGACAACGGCAGCCTTTCCAAAGCACACCTTGCCCTCACTCACGGATGCGGCATTGACCCAGACCACCAAGCCCAGACGATGACGGCGGGAGCCATCAGCCTTATATGGTCTCCCGTATCCAACCTCCTGTTATACCTGGATACCACCGATGTCCGCAAGCTCATGGCCCATGGCATCAATATTTGCCTGGGTTCCGATTGGAGCCCGAGCGGAAGCAAGCACGTGCTGGATGAGGTGAAGTTTGCCGGGTTCGTGAGTGACCTGCTGGGGTGGGGCCTCAACAACAAAGACCTGTTCGCTATGGCAACCGTCAACGGGGCCAAAGCGCTGGGCGTTCCCGAGGCGGGCATCCTCCGGACGGGTGGTGACGCAGATCTGTTCGTATTTAAAAAGGTGAACCCTAAGGAGGAGGCCCTGGATGCCCTGCTCGCCGGTGACGACAGCGATGTGGAGTTCGTCATGGTCAATGGCCGGATCGTGTTTGGCCGAACGGCTTACTTCCAGGAGTTGGGGGTCGACTTCCAGGGATTTCCCGCTTCGGAAGGGGCTGGAGTTGCGCAAAGAGGTGTCAGTATCAATTCCAGCTTGTCCTTCGACCTGGTTCGCTCCCTGGAGATCATTGATACCCTGTTCGAGCGGTATTGCACGTCGGTCCTTCAGCAGCCCCAGATGAAGAGGACCAGGTTCCTGGCGTCGGATGATGCGGCGTATATGGGGAAAATGGAGGCGTTGAAGAAGAAGCTGCAAAGCCTGTATTTATAG
- a CDS encoding type II toxin-antitoxin system Y4mF family antitoxin: protein MTPLAKVVKEKRKAHKMTQQDLSQKSGLGLRLIREIEQGKSSMRMDKVNQLLSLFGMELIPAPKSKSYEQDS, encoded by the coding sequence ATGACTCCCCTTGCCAAAGTGGTTAAAGAAAAACGCAAAGCCCATAAAATGACCCAACAAGACCTGTCGCAAAAGTCAGGACTGGGATTACGTCTTATCCGAGAGATCGAACAAGGTAAATCGTCAATGCGGATGGATAAAGTCAACCAGTTACTGTCTCTTTTCGGTATGGAATTGATACCAGCGCCTAAATCTAAGTCTTATGAGCAAGACAGCTAA
- a CDS encoding HipA N-terminal domain-containing protein: MSKTAKIYYRDSLAGWLAESDAGYEFIYDKKYLEAPGARPISLTLPIRAAKYHSYTLFAFFDGLIPEGWLLDIAKDHWKVKANDRFELLLLTCRDAIGAVSVIPVEENV; this comes from the coding sequence ATGAGCAAGACAGCTAAAATCTACTATCGCGATTCGTTGGCAGGTTGGCTCGCAGAGTCAGACGCTGGCTATGAATTCATTTATGATAAGAAATACTTGGAAGCGCCGGGCGCACGACCGATAAGTCTTACATTACCCATTCGCGCCGCCAAGTATCATAGCTATACGCTGTTTGCCTTTTTTGACGGGTTAATTCCCGAAGGCTGGTTGCTGGACATTGCCAAAGATCACTGGAAGGTAAAGGCAAATGACAGATTTGAATTGCTACTATTGACCTGCAGGGACGCCATTGGCGCCGTCAGCGTAATTCCCGTCGAAGAAAACGTATAA
- a CDS encoding HipA domain-containing protein has translation MPNCLICYQDAGNEDYHGRCAKKFFGTDELPTLELNKNLLKQLAEQTINERIALTGVQPKLSVTLDKNKGTGRLTIVGLWGEYILKPQHDSLPAMPETEDLTMHLAGIFGVEVCSHTLLRASDGALVYLARRFDRENNKKIHVEDFCQLSEFLTENKYKGSYERAGKIILTYCTNTGLDILKYFELLLFGYVTGNNDMHLKNFSLIHREDTIDFSPAYDLLNVNLVFPKDQEETALLLNGRKKNIQLRDFEALGTVLGIPVKVRENSYRKFQNHNPAVQQMIQASFLPPEMQNTYWQIWNEKQRLFAG, from the coding sequence ATGCCCAATTGTCTTATTTGCTATCAGGATGCCGGTAATGAAGACTACCACGGCCGCTGCGCTAAGAAATTCTTTGGCACAGATGAATTGCCTACACTGGAGCTCAATAAAAATCTTCTGAAACAACTTGCCGAACAAACCATCAACGAGCGAATCGCCCTTACAGGTGTACAACCCAAATTATCAGTAACGCTTGACAAGAACAAAGGAACCGGACGGCTCACCATCGTTGGCCTGTGGGGTGAATATATCCTTAAGCCTCAACACGACTCCCTGCCTGCCATGCCGGAAACAGAAGATCTTACCATGCACCTGGCCGGTATTTTCGGAGTAGAAGTATGCAGTCATACACTATTACGCGCCAGCGACGGGGCCCTGGTGTATCTGGCGAGACGATTTGACCGGGAAAACAATAAAAAAATTCATGTCGAAGACTTCTGCCAGCTCTCGGAGTTTCTTACAGAAAATAAATACAAAGGTTCTTACGAGCGGGCGGGCAAAATTATTTTAACCTATTGCACGAATACAGGTCTCGATATTCTGAAATATTTTGAACTGCTTCTGTTTGGCTATGTGACTGGTAATAACGACATGCATCTGAAGAACTTTTCTCTGATTCATCGGGAAGATACCATCGATTTTAGCCCAGCCTATGACTTGCTCAATGTCAACCTGGTTTTCCCAAAAGATCAGGAAGAGACGGCTCTTCTTCTAAATGGAAGAAAGAAAAATATTCAGCTACGGGATTTTGAAGCGCTGGGAACAGTCTTGGGTATACCAGTCAAGGTAAGAGAAAATAGCTACAGAAAATTTCAAAATCATAACCCTGCTGTTCAGCAAATGATACAGGCTTCGTTTTTGCCACCTGAGATGCAGAACACTTATTGGCAAATATGGAATGAAAAACAAAGACTGTTTGCCGGATAA
- a CDS encoding aryl-sulfate sulfotransferase: MRKSKQPDRLLGGVFCALIAATSCHKGDKAVTPQNVTTTTTTVDTLPQTIYTSIDSSGTPTPGIILAAPVTTLTTAITPDPGMVMIMNQDGWVLKEQQTTGQAFDFNRWIINGQTYYTYIVNNPSAYRAMGVDQDEGYAVIADSNLNTVQQVNFTPFGDYAFQATQGLDIHNFLLISPTDYITESYIIKQVTNIPSYVPHIDSAWVIAPLIEEVSNGNVVWSWDASTDTALYANAAVGNNFLNPDTAQDYVHLNSITIDPRDNNLILSMRNQCQVMKINRQTGAVMWKLGGKNSDFALTSNEVFLFQHHATLADSNQTLLLFDDGDPILRPYSRIDEFQLDETNKVVTNFKTFDIPEAFTDVMGSVQKMGNEYFIGGGSANYILEVNYVTGQKVMELKSSVWATYRAFKY, from the coding sequence ATGAGAAAATCGAAGCAGCCTGACCGGCTACTTGGAGGGGTTTTTTGTGCCCTCATCGCAGCAACCTCCTGCCACAAAGGCGACAAAGCCGTAACCCCTCAAAATGTTACAACGACGACAACAACAGTCGACACACTCCCCCAAACCATCTACACCAGCATCGATTCGTCGGGGACGCCGACACCCGGGATCATCCTGGCGGCGCCGGTAACGACGTTGACCACGGCCATCACCCCGGACCCGGGCATGGTCATGATCATGAACCAGGACGGCTGGGTCCTCAAGGAGCAACAGACGACAGGACAGGCCTTTGATTTCAACCGCTGGATCATCAACGGGCAGACCTATTATACCTACATCGTCAATAACCCGAGTGCCTATCGGGCAATGGGCGTTGACCAGGATGAAGGATATGCGGTGATCGCGGACAGCAACCTCAATACGGTTCAGCAGGTCAACTTCACGCCTTTCGGCGACTACGCTTTCCAGGCCACGCAGGGCCTGGACATCCATAATTTCCTCCTGATCTCGCCAACCGACTACATCACCGAATCCTACATCATAAAACAGGTCACCAATATACCGTCCTACGTTCCGCACATAGACAGTGCGTGGGTCATAGCGCCGCTGATCGAAGAAGTCAGCAACGGCAACGTCGTGTGGAGCTGGGACGCGAGCACGGATACCGCGCTTTATGCCAACGCCGCGGTGGGCAATAACTTTTTGAATCCGGACACTGCCCAGGACTATGTGCACCTGAACTCCATCACCATCGATCCGCGCGACAACAACCTGATCCTATCCATGCGCAACCAATGCCAGGTCATGAAAATCAACCGGCAGACCGGGGCGGTGATGTGGAAGCTGGGCGGCAAGAACAGTGATTTTGCGTTGACCAGCAACGAGGTTTTCCTGTTTCAACACCACGCCACGCTGGCCGACAGCAACCAGACCCTATTGCTCTTCGACGACGGCGATCCCATCTTGCGGCCCTATTCGAGGATCGACGAATTCCAGTTGGATGAAACCAATAAGGTGGTCACCAACTTCAAGACCTTTGACATCCCGGAGGCGTTTACAGACGTGATGGGTTCCGTGCAGAAAATGGGCAACGAGTATTTTATCGGAGGCGGCTCGGCCAACTATATCCTGGAAGTCAACTATGTGACGGGGCAAAAGGTCATGGAGCTCAAAAGCTCCGTCTGGGCGACGTACAGGGCGTTTAAATATTGA
- a CDS encoding ArsR/SmtB family transcription factor, with amino-acid sequence MRRDIFQAIADPTRRAILVLIAVHAMTPNAIAEHFDITRQSISKHLRILSECDLLAKKQEGREIFYELKIDKMKEIDIWLDQFRKIVEERYQRLDEVLFTLKNKQK; translated from the coding sequence ATGAGACGCGACATTTTTCAAGCCATTGCCGACCCCACCCGACGGGCGATCCTCGTCCTGATCGCCGTGCACGCCATGACCCCCAATGCCATTGCGGAGCACTTCGACATCACCCGGCAGTCCATATCCAAACATTTGCGCATCCTGTCCGAATGCGACTTGCTGGCCAAAAAGCAAGAGGGCAGGGAAATCTTTTATGAACTAAAAATCGATAAAATGAAAGAAATCGATATCTGGCTCGACCAGTTCCGGAAGATTGTGGAAGAAAGATATCAACGCCTCGATGAAGTATTGTTCACGCTAAAAAATAAACAAAAATGA
- a CDS encoding SRPBCC family protein gives MNLLFDFTADKEAKTIHITREFAADLDLVWDAFTKPEILIQWTAPKPFRAHIKEMDFREGGRCLTAMISPENVYHWSLAKYIKIEPKTSFLSRNSFCDENGNNLNDHFSMTTTSFKPGPELTTVYVEKKFDDLSIFEMMVSRGFKEGTAAGFSNLDEYLLTLVTHK, from the coding sequence ATGAACCTGCTGTTTGATTTCACCGCGGACAAAGAAGCGAAAACCATTCACATTACCCGTGAATTTGCCGCCGACCTCGACCTCGTCTGGGACGCCTTTACAAAACCGGAAATTCTGATCCAGTGGACGGCGCCCAAACCTTTCAGGGCCCACATAAAGGAGATGGACTTCCGGGAAGGTGGGCGTTGTTTAACGGCCATGATCTCCCCGGAGAACGTCTACCACTGGTCTTTGGCTAAGTATATAAAGATCGAACCCAAGACCAGTTTCTTATCGAGGAATTCCTTTTGCGATGAGAATGGCAATAACCTCAATGATCACTTCTCCATGACGACAACTTCTTTTAAGCCGGGCCCGGAGCTAACCACGGTTTATGTTGAAAAGAAATTCGATGACCTTTCCATCTTTGAAATGATGGTCTCCAGGGGCTTCAAAGAAGGCACTGCCGCAGGATTCAGCAACCTGGACGAATATTTACTCACTTTGGTCACCCACAAATAA
- a CDS encoding dihydrofolate reductase family protein — translation MRKLIMKMSMSLDGFVSDAAGGNAWVFKTGDEESQAWSVGAVWEAGLIVMGRKSFEGMAPYWPTATGPFATPMNEIPKAVFTQKGFKGIDPGPDPSVAALSWAEARVFDGDLAENIRQLKAEPGKPIVAIGGAGFMRNLIATGLIDEYVLGIHPVALGSGAPVFTGLSAPLYLKLVDVKTFPGGTMAKTYRSVGI, via the coding sequence ATGCGGAAGCTGATCATGAAAATGTCGATGTCGCTCGACGGTTTCGTAAGCGACGCGGCTGGTGGCAATGCCTGGGTCTTCAAGACCGGGGACGAGGAGTCACAGGCCTGGAGTGTCGGGGCAGTGTGGGAGGCCGGGCTGATCGTCATGGGCAGGAAGTCGTTTGAGGGGATGGCCCCTTACTGGCCGACGGCGACCGGGCCTTTTGCCACACCGATGAACGAGATCCCCAAGGCCGTCTTTACCCAAAAAGGATTTAAAGGCATCGATCCGGGGCCTGACCCGTCGGTCGCCGCGCTTTCCTGGGCGGAGGCGCGGGTTTTCGATGGCGATCTGGCCGAAAATATCCGGCAACTCAAGGCCGAACCGGGTAAACCGATCGTGGCCATCGGCGGCGCAGGATTTATGCGGAACCTCATCGCAACGGGGCTCATCGATGAATACGTCCTGGGTATCCATCCGGTCGCACTAGGATCGGGGGCGCCGGTCTTTACCGGTCTTAGCGCACCGCTTTACCTGAAGTTGGTGGATGTGAAGACTTTTCCGGGAGGGACCATGGCAAAAACCTATCGCAGTGTAGGTATTTAA
- a CDS encoding type II toxin-antitoxin system HicA family toxin, which produces MKFSELQRLLERDGWYVKRASGHLIYVHPTKPGIIPLGKHGTKEVPQGTANKILKQAGLK; this is translated from the coding sequence ATGAAGTTTTCTGAGTTGCAACGCTTGCTGGAAAGGGATGGATGGTATGTGAAAAGAGCAAGCGGTCACTTGATTTATGTGCATCCCACCAAACCAGGCATCATACCCCTTGGCAAGCACGGCACCAAAGAAGTGCCACAGGGTACCGCTAATAAGATATTGAAGCAAGCGGGGCTGAAATAG
- a CDS encoding 3'-5' exoribonuclease domain-containing protein, which yields MAYIMVDIESDGPIPGDYSMISFGAVLVDKTLEKTFYGRLKPISNKFIPEALAVSGHTREETLAFDDPQKVMNEFATWINTQSKDRPIFISDNNGFDWMFVCWYFHHFTGSNPFGFSSQNLGSLYKGLVRDTFKSFKHLRKTRHTHHPVDDARGNAEAFISIIGEYKLKVKL from the coding sequence ATGGCCTATATCATGGTCGACATTGAAAGCGATGGTCCAATACCCGGCGACTACTCGATGATCTCCTTCGGCGCAGTACTCGTCGACAAGACCTTGGAAAAAACATTTTACGGCCGGCTAAAGCCCATCTCCAATAAATTCATTCCTGAAGCCCTTGCCGTATCCGGTCATACCCGGGAAGAAACCCTGGCCTTTGACGATCCACAAAAAGTCATGAACGAATTTGCCACCTGGATCAACACCCAAAGCAAAGACCGGCCCATATTCATTAGTGACAACAACGGTTTCGATTGGATGTTTGTCTGCTGGTATTTCCACCATTTTACGGGGAGCAACCCGTTCGGTTTTAGCTCCCAGAACCTCGGAAGTCTTTATAAGGGGCTCGTAAGGGATACGTTTAAGTCCTTTAAGCATCTGCGCAAAACCAGGCATACCCACCATCCGGTGGATGATGCCAGGGGGAATGCGGAGGCGTTTATAAGTATTATTGGGGAGTATAAGTTGAAGGTGAAGCTTTGA
- a CDS encoding RES family NAD+ phosphorylase, with protein MIVYRITLARYADTLSASGNPARWNSKDVKVIYTAASRALACLENVVHRSARGLDGSFRTVLIELPSSVVIESIALSSLAPDWRGYVRMPYTQRIGDAWVASGASAVLRVPSAIVPEEYNFILNPTHPDFERIKHLRVEAFEFDARLKK; from the coding sequence ATGATTGTCTACAGGATTACCCTCGCACGCTATGCAGACACCCTTAGTGCTTCCGGGAATCCGGCCCGGTGGAATTCCAAGGATGTCAAGGTCATCTACACCGCGGCCAGTCGCGCGCTCGCCTGTCTCGAAAACGTCGTTCACCGGAGCGCCCGTGGGTTGGATGGAAGTTTCAGGACGGTGCTGATCGAGCTCCCTTCTTCTGTCGTTATAGAATCGATTGCGCTCTCCTCTTTGGCGCCCGACTGGAGGGGGTATGTGCGTATGCCTTATACACAGCGCATAGGCGATGCGTGGGTTGCCTCCGGGGCGTCGGCGGTGTTGAGGGTGCCTTCGGCGATTGTGCCGGAGGAGTATAACTTCATTTTAAATCCCACGCATCCGGATTTTGAACGGATCAAACACCTTCGGGTGGAGGCGTTTGAGTTTGATGCGCGGTTAAAAAAATAA
- the parS gene encoding type II RES/Xre toxin-antitoxin system antitoxin encodes MIPGENRKAGQVLAKYQRSFDNAIALQYDAKKGLKPDAVFDFIALSQYSAQVVEQLLKKTFKTLTTYKAQNTPLDSTISEKLLKLFALYDKGITVFGSVEAFNEWMAAPAFGLGNQVPQTFIDTITGIDLVGEELSRIEYGDLA; translated from the coding sequence ATGATCCCCGGAGAAAACAGAAAGGCAGGCCAGGTCCTGGCCAAATATCAGCGGTCGTTCGACAACGCGATCGCCCTCCAATACGACGCCAAAAAGGGCCTCAAACCCGACGCCGTCTTCGATTTTATTGCCCTTTCCCAATACTCCGCCCAGGTCGTTGAGCAACTCCTCAAAAAGACCTTCAAAACCCTGACCACCTACAAAGCCCAAAACACCCCCCTCGACTCCACCATCAGCGAAAAACTCCTCAAGCTTTTCGCCCTCTACGACAAAGGCATCACCGTCTTCGGATCCGTGGAAGCGTTCAATGAGTGGATGGCCGCCCCCGCCTTCGGACTCGGCAACCAGGTCCCCCAAACCTTTATCGACACCATCACCGGCATCGACCTCGTGGGCGAAGAGCTCTCCCGGATCGAATACGGAGACCTCGCCTAG
- the trxA gene encoding thioredoxin — protein sequence MSTPEKPSFGALIQGSKPVLVDFSAEWCGPCNAMPPILKELKEKMGDSISILKIDVDRNPAVAATYQVQSVPTLIVFRNGRVLWRQSGVMRADQLKYVLDGILQEA from the coding sequence ATGTCCACCCCCGAAAAGCCCTCTTTTGGCGCGTTGATCCAAGGTTCCAAGCCCGTCCTGGTCGATTTTTCCGCCGAATGGTGCGGCCCCTGCAATGCCATGCCCCCCATCCTCAAAGAGCTCAAAGAAAAAATGGGCGACAGCATCTCCATCCTCAAAATCGACGTCGACCGCAACCCCGCCGTTGCCGCCACCTACCAGGTGCAAAGCGTGCCCACCCTCATCGTTTTCCGCAACGGACGGGTCCTTTGGCGGCAAAGCGGGGTGATGCGCGCTGACCAACTGAAGTATGTGTTGGATGGGATATTGCAGGAGGCCTGA